In Myxococcus stipitatus, a single window of DNA contains:
- a CDS encoding glycoside hydrolase family 15 protein, whose protein sequence is MVSGRQAVAGRSVPIEDHGVIGDLRTVALVGNEGTLDWMCYPYFDSPSVFAALLDPDKGGHWRIHPLHDGVFRKQFYWPDTNVLVTRFYTPDGVGELIDFMPMERRGEKEGEVREVLRRVRVVRGELPFEMECLPAFNYARDTHTTHLISGGAAFESKMLQMTLSSSVKLERVERGVTARFVLKENESAIFSLREGRRLSCEDLVHSHESAEVLFRDTVDYWRHWLSNCQYTGRWRETVQRSALALKLMTFSPTGAIVAAPTCSLPESPGGTRNWDYRFCWLRDAAFTVYAFLRIGFKKEAAAFMRWVEARCAESGDGPLPLMFSLDGRRVPDEVELTHLCGYGGARPVRIGNAAADQLQMDIYGELMDSVYLSNKYAAPISFDFWRHLRRLVDWVCEHWMDEDEGIWEVRGGRRHFVYSKLMCWVAVDRAIRLADKRSFPADRPRWLAVRDTIFEDIMSKGWSEKRGSFIQAYGKDTLDAANLLMPLVFFLSPVDPRMLSTLDHMRQPPSKGGLTSDGLVFRYDVEATLDGIAGSEGTFNLCSFWLVEAMTRANSARPDLLEEARLTFERMLGYANHVGLYAEQTGMSGEALGNFPQALTHLSLISSAYNLDRTLGRKD, encoded by the coding sequence ATGGTGTCAGGACGACAGGCGGTCGCGGGGCGGTCGGTGCCCATCGAGGACCACGGCGTCATCGGCGACCTTCGCACGGTGGCGTTGGTGGGCAACGAGGGCACGCTCGACTGGATGTGCTACCCGTACTTCGACAGCCCCAGCGTCTTCGCCGCGCTGCTGGACCCGGACAAGGGGGGGCACTGGCGCATCCATCCCCTCCATGATGGCGTGTTCCGCAAGCAGTTCTACTGGCCGGACACCAACGTGCTGGTGACGCGCTTCTACACGCCGGACGGCGTGGGAGAGCTCATCGACTTCATGCCCATGGAGCGGCGGGGCGAGAAGGAGGGCGAGGTGCGCGAGGTGCTGCGCCGGGTACGCGTGGTGCGCGGCGAGCTGCCCTTCGAGATGGAGTGCCTGCCCGCCTTCAACTACGCGCGGGACACGCACACCACGCACCTCATCTCCGGGGGCGCGGCCTTCGAGTCGAAGATGCTCCAGATGACGCTGTCGTCCTCCGTGAAGCTGGAGCGGGTGGAGCGCGGCGTCACCGCCCGCTTCGTGCTGAAGGAGAACGAGTCCGCCATCTTCAGCCTGCGCGAGGGACGGCGCCTGTCGTGCGAGGACCTGGTGCACAGCCACGAGTCCGCGGAGGTGCTCTTCCGCGACACGGTGGACTACTGGCGCCACTGGCTGTCCAACTGTCAGTACACGGGCCGCTGGCGGGAGACGGTGCAGCGCTCCGCCCTGGCGCTGAAGCTGATGACGTTCTCCCCCACGGGCGCCATCGTCGCCGCGCCCACGTGCAGCCTGCCCGAGTCGCCCGGCGGCACCCGCAACTGGGACTACCGCTTCTGCTGGCTGCGCGACGCGGCCTTCACCGTCTACGCGTTCCTGCGCATCGGCTTCAAGAAGGAGGCCGCGGCCTTCATGCGCTGGGTGGAGGCGCGGTGCGCGGAGAGCGGCGACGGGCCGCTGCCGTTGATGTTCTCGTTGGACGGCCGCCGCGTCCCGGACGAGGTGGAGCTGACGCACCTGTGCGGCTACGGCGGCGCGCGGCCGGTGCGCATCGGCAACGCGGCGGCGGACCAGCTCCAGATGGACATCTACGGCGAGCTGATGGACTCGGTGTACCTGTCCAACAAGTACGCGGCGCCCATCTCCTTCGACTTCTGGCGCCACCTGCGGCGGTTGGTGGACTGGGTGTGCGAGCACTGGATGGATGAGGACGAGGGCATCTGGGAGGTGCGCGGGGGGCGGCGGCACTTCGTGTACTCGAAGCTGATGTGCTGGGTGGCGGTGGACCGGGCCATCCGGCTGGCAGACAAGCGCAGCTTCCCGGCGGACCGGCCGCGGTGGCTGGCGGTGCGCGACACCATCTTCGAGGACATCATGTCCAAGGGCTGGAGCGAGAAGCGCGGCAGCTTCATCCAGGCGTACGGCAAGGACACGCTGGACGCGGCGAATCTGCTGATGCCGCTGGTGTTCTTCCTGTCGCCGGTGGACCCGCGCATGCTCTCCACGCTGGACCACATGCGCCAGCCGCCGTCGAAGGGCGGCCTGACGTCCGACGGGCTCGTCTTCCGCTACGACGTGGAGGCGACGCTGGACGGCATCGCCGGCAGCGAGGGCACCTTCAACCTGTGCAGCTTCTGGCTGGTGGAGGCGATGACGCGCGCCAACAGCGCCAGGCCGGACCTGCTGGAGGAGGCACGCCTCACCTTCGAGCGCATGCTGGGCTACGCCAACCACGTGGGCCTCTACGCGGAGCAGACGGGCATGTCCGGCGAGGCGCTGGGCAACTTCCCCCAGGCGCTCACCCACCTGTCCCTCATCAGCTCCGCGTACAACCTGGACCGCACGCTGGGACGCAAGGACTAG
- a CDS encoding DUF6209 family protein, whose product MLRRHVRWLPSAVVLLIASVAVSQSTPNLTFKGPAQGWSVSASPTPLPYGGTASVVYDVNRLTQCRGNINATTPGWTITGYYQFNGGPVQSFWVAGFSSTPNPPAPSIPLGARGDLSVWFENTNRWGCQAWDSNYGDNFHFTVQ is encoded by the coding sequence TTGCTCCGTCGTCATGTCCGCTGGTTGCCGTCCGCCGTCGTGCTGCTCATCGCCTCGGTGGCGGTGTCGCAGTCCACCCCGAACCTCACCTTCAAGGGCCCGGCCCAGGGGTGGAGCGTCTCCGCGTCCCCCACCCCGCTGCCCTACGGCGGCACCGCGAGCGTGGTGTACGACGTGAATCGCCTCACGCAGTGCCGGGGCAACATCAACGCCACCACGCCGGGGTGGACGATCACGGGCTACTACCAGTTCAACGGAGGCCCGGTGCAGAGCTTCTGGGTGGCGGGTTTCTCGTCCACGCCCAACCCGCCCGCGCCATCGATTCCGCTCGGCGCGCGGGGCGACCTGTCCGTCTGGTTCGAGAACACCAACCGCTGGGGCTGCCAGGCGTGGGATTCGAACTACGGCGACAACTTCCACTTCACCGTGCAGTGA
- a CDS encoding App1 family protein, with amino-acid sequence MSNLRPSFYRLAVRVDATYDAMSRRLRRSLGVAPPLRILPYRGYGTAARAVIKARVLEDRNIRPQQQRHTLVSSAVASYKRYMTREIPGAHVAVRWGDKRWEGTTDEEGFLELWVAPPEGVRSGWHMVELELLSPEPEGVPRVAAPVRVAGPNAEYGVISDIDDTVIVTGVTDLLKRAWALFLTEHRVRLPFPGVDAFYAALQAGGGGGADNPIFYVSSSPWNLYEHLDEFLALHKIPTGPLLLRDWGLSSQGFAPGGGHGHKLEKIRGLLTNLEHLPFILIGDSGQEDAEHYRTIVREFPGRVLCVYIRNVPGHPRRARELSLIAEDIRAAGSQLLAVDDTTTAARHAARAGWIQWKEVLEVEAHRREDLPPQEPGAE; translated from the coding sequence ATGTCCAACCTCCGACCTTCCTTCTACCGTCTGGCCGTCCGCGTCGATGCCACCTATGACGCGATGAGCCGGCGGCTGCGTCGGTCCCTGGGCGTCGCGCCGCCGCTGCGCATCCTCCCGTACCGGGGCTACGGCACCGCCGCGCGCGCCGTCATCAAGGCCCGCGTGCTGGAGGACCGGAACATCCGCCCGCAGCAGCAGCGGCACACGTTGGTGAGCAGCGCCGTCGCCTCCTACAAGCGGTACATGACGCGCGAAATCCCCGGCGCCCACGTCGCCGTGCGCTGGGGGGACAAGCGCTGGGAGGGCACCACCGACGAGGAGGGCTTCCTGGAGCTGTGGGTGGCGCCGCCGGAGGGCGTGCGCTCGGGCTGGCACATGGTGGAGCTGGAGCTGTTGTCCCCGGAGCCGGAGGGCGTGCCCCGCGTGGCGGCGCCGGTGCGCGTGGCCGGTCCCAACGCGGAGTACGGCGTCATCAGCGACATCGACGACACCGTCATCGTCACCGGCGTGACGGACCTGCTCAAGCGCGCCTGGGCGCTGTTCCTCACCGAGCACCGCGTGCGCCTGCCCTTCCCGGGCGTGGACGCCTTCTACGCGGCCCTCCAGGCCGGCGGCGGCGGCGGCGCGGACAACCCCATCTTCTACGTGTCCAGCAGCCCGTGGAACCTCTACGAGCACCTGGACGAGTTCCTCGCCCTGCACAAAATCCCCACCGGGCCCCTGCTGCTGCGCGACTGGGGCCTGTCCAGCCAGGGCTTCGCGCCCGGCGGTGGCCACGGCCACAAGCTGGAGAAGATTCGCGGGCTGCTCACGAACCTGGAGCACCTGCCCTTCATCCTCATCGGCGACAGCGGCCAGGAGGACGCGGAGCACTACCGCACCATCGTCCGCGAGTTCCCCGGCCGCGTGCTGTGCGTCTACATCCGCAACGTGCCCGGCCACCCCCGCCGCGCCCGCGAGCTGTCCCTCATCGCCGAGGACATCCGCGCCGCCGGCAGCCAGCTGCTCGCCGTGGACGACACCACGACCGCCGCCCGCCACGCCGCCCGCGCCGGCTGGATTCAGTGGAAGGAGGTCCTCGAGGTCGAGGCCCACCGCCGCGAGGACCTCCCTCCCCAGGAGCCCGGCGCCGAGTAG